From a single Cyanobacteriota bacterium genomic region:
- a CDS encoding nitrogen fixation protein NifZ, translating into MQTDEIEIDAPPTFEIGQKVRLRKLIRNDGTFPGKDIGATLAKKGDVGYVVSIGTFLQRSYIYAVHFIATGHIVGCLKKELELAEENL; encoded by the coding sequence GATGAGATTGAAATTGATGCTCCGCCCACGTTTGAAATTGGCCAAAAGGTGCGCTTGCGTAAACTCATTCGTAATGATGGCACCTTTCCTGGCAAAGACATTGGCGCAACTCTGGCTAAAAAGGGAGATGTTGGCTATGTAGTCAGCATTGGCACCTTTTTACAGCGTTCTTATATCTATGCCGTCCATTTCATAGCTACGGGTCACATCGTTGGTTGTCTCAAAAAAGAACTTGAACTCGCCGAGGAGAATTTAT